The proteins below are encoded in one region of Callospermophilus lateralis isolate mCalLat2 chromosome 9, mCalLat2.hap1, whole genome shotgun sequence:
- the Cops7b gene encoding COP9 signalosome complex subunit 7b isoform X2 yields MAGEQKPSSNLLEQFILLAKGTSGSALTALISQVLEAPGVYVFGELLELANVQELAEGANAAYLQLLNLFAYGTYPDYIANKESLPELSTAQQNKLKHLTIVSLASRMKCIPYSVLLKDLEMRNLRELEDLIIEAVYTDIIQGKLDQRNQLLEVDFCIGRDIRKKDINNIVKTLHEWCDGCEAVLLGIEQQVLRANQYKENHHRTQQQVEAEVTNIKKTLKATASSSAQEMEQQLAERECPPHAEQRQPTKKMSKVKGLVSSRH; encoded by the exons ATGGCAGGTGAACAGAAACCCTCAAGTAACCTTCTGGAACAGTTTATTTTATTAGCCAAAGGTACCAGTGGCTCAGCCCTCACTGCTCTCATAAGCCAGGTGTTGGAAGCTCCTGGAGTATATGTCTTTGGAGAGCTGCTGGAGTTGGCCAATGTGCAGGAG CTTGCAGAAGGAGCAAATGCTGCTTATTTGCAGTTGCTGAACCTGTTTGCTTATGGAACATACCCAGATTATATAG CCAACAAGGAGAGCCTGCCAGAACTGAGTACAGCTCAGCAGAACAAGCTGAAACATCTTACCATCGTGAGCTTGGCATCAAGAATGAAG TGTATTCCCTACTCTGTGCTGCTGAAGGATCTGGAAATGAGGAATCTCCGAGAATTAGAAGACCTCATCATAGAGGCTGTCTACACTGACATCATCCAGGGCAAGCTGGACCAGCGAAATCAGCTGCTAGAGGTGGATTTCTGCATTGGCCGTGACATCCGCAAGAAGGATATCAATAATATTGTCAAGACCTTGCATGAATG GTGTGATGGCTGTGAAGCAGTTCTGCTGGGCATTGAACAACAGGTTCTGAGAGCCAACCAGTACAAAGAGAACCACCACCGGACTCAGCAGCAGGTGGAGGCAGAG GTTACCAACATCAAGAAGACACTTAAAGCCACTGCGTCCTCTTCAGCTCAGGAAATGGAGCAGCAACTTGCTGAGCGGGAGTGTCCCCCTCATGCTGAGCAGAGGCAGCCTACCAAGAAGATGTCCAAAGTGAAAGGTCTGGTCTCCAGCCGCCACTAG
- the Cops7b gene encoding COP9 signalosome complex subunit 7b isoform X1: protein MRSQGQRMAGEQKPSSNLLEQFILLAKGTSGSALTALISQVLEAPGVYVFGELLELANVQELAEGANAAYLQLLNLFAYGTYPDYIANKESLPELSTAQQNKLKHLTIVSLASRMKCIPYSVLLKDLEMRNLRELEDLIIEAVYTDIIQGKLDQRNQLLEVDFCIGRDIRKKDINNIVKTLHEWCDGCEAVLLGIEQQVLRANQYKENHHRTQQQVEAEVTNIKKTLKATASSSAQEMEQQLAERECPPHAEQRQPTKKMSKVKGLVSSRH, encoded by the exons ATGAG ATCTCAAGGTCAGAGAATGGCAGGTGAACAGAAACCCTCAAGTAACCTTCTGGAACAGTTTATTTTATTAGCCAAAGGTACCAGTGGCTCAGCCCTCACTGCTCTCATAAGCCAGGTGTTGGAAGCTCCTGGAGTATATGTCTTTGGAGAGCTGCTGGAGTTGGCCAATGTGCAGGAG CTTGCAGAAGGAGCAAATGCTGCTTATTTGCAGTTGCTGAACCTGTTTGCTTATGGAACATACCCAGATTATATAG CCAACAAGGAGAGCCTGCCAGAACTGAGTACAGCTCAGCAGAACAAGCTGAAACATCTTACCATCGTGAGCTTGGCATCAAGAATGAAG TGTATTCCCTACTCTGTGCTGCTGAAGGATCTGGAAATGAGGAATCTCCGAGAATTAGAAGACCTCATCATAGAGGCTGTCTACACTGACATCATCCAGGGCAAGCTGGACCAGCGAAATCAGCTGCTAGAGGTGGATTTCTGCATTGGCCGTGACATCCGCAAGAAGGATATCAATAATATTGTCAAGACCTTGCATGAATG GTGTGATGGCTGTGAAGCAGTTCTGCTGGGCATTGAACAACAGGTTCTGAGAGCCAACCAGTACAAAGAGAACCACCACCGGACTCAGCAGCAGGTGGAGGCAGAG GTTACCAACATCAAGAAGACACTTAAAGCCACTGCGTCCTCTTCAGCTCAGGAAATGGAGCAGCAACTTGCTGAGCGGGAGTGTCCCCCTCATGCTGAGCAGAGGCAGCCTACCAAGAAGATGTCCAAAGTGAAAGGTCTGGTCTCCAGCCGCCACTAG